tatctcaactttgtttgtttctttgtgtgttgggggtaatctctctcttaaataattcttttaccAATAGAAAAATACACTACACCTGattgacatagactacttttaaaaaaatgcaagctttccgcaaaaaaaataagtgaattcaatttcgggccAGATTTTCTaaattctttcaataatagaaagctactaTGTGTCTCttatcgacaattaagaatattaaaatagatcataacagtaattcatgtcccacgggaacttttcaatttatctacgagtatactaattattataaataggaaagctttggatttttggatttttggatgtttgttacgaattaactcaaaaactactggactgatttaaaaaattctttcactattagaatgctaaattattccaaagtgccataggtaatatttattaacagaaaaaattagggttccgtactaaaactacaataatgtaactcaaagtgtaaaaaagtggccataaaacatctttcatcgcatgtgctgtagaaactattgattatggaacaaaaaaatgtttaacgatattaaacaatacatcaagatctataaaaaacttcacgataccatatgtccaactattgtagttaagttactaagtataactacttttttacattttaaaagttgacagaaataacgactaaaatcagaccatgttatccatacctttgtattaatccttatccaaataatcaattttatatcaagacggtttcaatacctttagattactttttgaattattgaacacggACATTCctttcaaaagatattacgaaattaaaaatatcaatctaaccaaaaaatgcatttactctacgttgacgcgccccggcttcgtgcgTGTCGGGTGTAGCTTTTGGGAAATTgggctgaaaaatgtgtgtgaagtgaagagcccttgattagagacctttttagagttctgtgcccaaagggtaataaaaaccggacaagagcgtgtcggacacgcccaaaatagggttccgtagccattacgaaaaaattaaactactaataattctcaagcaaacttagccgttatagttgtacttgaaagtttgatatacttactaccatcctgttttttttcttaaaatttttccactcaccggtttagattttagatgacgctcgattttcatgaaaatttgcactatttcgcaaacaagtcgctgaatcgaaaaatcgtctttgcaaacccctaatggttttaaaagacctatccaacgatatcccacactatagggttagatgagaaaaaaaaacaccaccactttacgtctatgagaggtaacctaaaaaaatattttttaaaaatttttatttaccattttgtcggtatagttttcacatatatatccgtgcactattacagctttctagcattgatagtccctgagcaaagccgcggacggacagacagacagacagacatacatggcgaaactatacgagtaagggttccgtttttgccattttggctccggaaccctaaaaagctgatATTTCAATCAGGCAGTCATTggtaattaatataaataacgaCTTTTATCTTGAGTTCGATGACGATGTTGATGAATTGGTAATTTCTGACTCAATTCATGCATCCTGTCCCTTTGTACCTATCACTATAGTTCCTAATACAAATACTTATTATCATACACGTAAAAGATATTGAAGTTTTGTTGCTGGCTGTctagacatggtgaaactataagggttccgtttttgccattttggctccggaaccctaaaaacgggaCCTTATTATTAAGACTCcgctgttcgtctgtctgtctgtcactaggcagttgaaactttcacagatgatgtatttctattgcagctataacaacaaatactaaaaacagaacaaaaaaaatgttttttaagggggctcccatacaaaaagcGTGATTCTTTTggtcgatattaataacggcaacaggtagtttCTTGAAATAtacacagaatatttatttgtataaatgtactttaaaaataaataattaatttaaaataaaataaatatttaaggtgggctcccatacggcaaacgtgtttttttgccgttttatgctaatgtctaatgctgtgtaggtacggaacccttcgtacgagagtccgactcgcacttggccgtttttttttcttactttgcccgtgcgaagccagGGCGAGTCGCTagtcgggatataatcctatatcgtgtatgaagtcgcgggtaaaagaaacgcgtagtactttaacgttttttaaaattccacCCGAATTAAATCAGCGAAACAAAGTttcaaaattccaaaatttgcaccatctgtctaaaacaacgtctgtctgtatgtgtaTTTCCATGTattcctccgaaaaatcaatcaaaacacgaaaaaaggatcgcagaaaggaaaatgtatgttaccccaaatttaacgcgagagaagccgcgggcaaaagctagtcatttaATATACCTCTAGTTACTAGCTTTCTTTAAAAAAGTgccatttaaaaattctttcagttATAAACTCAAAAACGTTAAGCTAGAGTGAATCTTATTTAGTTGATTCTGCATCTGTAGTTCGGGGGTGCGTGTGCATTCGctgataaaataacaaaaaattaaatgaagtttgtattttaataatgtaatatacttacacataacaataacatgaaactttaattaaattaacatttttacctaaaataatttattgtactgACAAACTATACTTAAGATTTACTCCACAAACACATTTTGCAAGTGATTTGTCATAGGAAATAGCCGTGTAACATTCTGTGGGCTTTTGATATCTGAGATTGTTATGGGGTTGTGCTCGTAGATAACTTCTGTGTGCAATGGATACGAGTGGTAGTGGCCATGCTTTTGATGCGCCTGGTGAGGCATTTGAGCAACTTTGTGCCCACGCGCAACATTCAACTGCAGTTTGGTATCTTTAGCGCGCGACTGCATTGGCTGCAGAACTTGGGGTTGGCTCAGTCGCTGAATATCGCTCTCCttactgaaaataaacattaaagaaTAATTAAGAAACTTCTCGCAAGTTTTAGTTGCGCCAAACTGGGgtttaaatcaaaattagcTGTGGAacagaataaattaagtttcatagaaaataaaaaatgagcATGCATTCCTTTGGTTTCTGATTTTACAATCTACAGGTGCGACGATGAAGAAAGAACTAAAACTTATCTAAATTTATGTTTTGCTCAATAAATATCGAACAAGTTCAGATTGATTTGTTGGGAACAGTAGTTCAAACAAGTTAACTTACGGTTGGAAACTGCGCTGGAAATTGTGATAGTACTCGGCGGGCACATACGCAAATGGTGGCTTTGTTGGATTTTCAGTTGTTAAGAGGGTGATATATTCGAGCACCCTTGGTCTAAATGTCGAGACAGTCACTGGTCGTTCCGTCTCTGGGCGGATTGTAAATTGCCTCAAATAATTCTCCTGAAAGAGGAACAATTGGGTAAGTATTAGAATGTTGAAGAAatacttgtttatttgtatGATTCTATGATTATAAAAATGTCTTATACCACGTCTGGATGTTCCTGAAGGGTTTGGGGATTAACCTTGTGATAGTTGTTCGAGACGGGACTGCGGTTCGGCGTTGGCATAACTTCAATATTGTGACCACGAAAGAATTGGTTGAAAGCAGGTGGTGGCGGTCTCCTAGTAGGGTTACTTAATTCAAGTTCTGGCTGTAGTTGAAATTTTTTCACGGGTTCTATCGTGGATTCGGGCACTTCATTCTCTTCATAATACTTGGGACTTGTTACTTTAGTGTACAATCCAGCTTCATTTTGGTGCCTGGGGTCCTCACGTTTGTACGGTATTGGTGCGTATTGAACTGGATAACTTATGGGATTAAGCGCTGGTTTATTAACACTGGGTAAGGGTTGAACTTTGAATTGCGATGCCTTCTTTGGTAAGTCTTGTTTTGGAGAATAAACATGTACCGCGCTGTACTGGTAAGATAGTGGAATGTCCTGTCTTACAAAACTTTGGGAGTAACTTGCTTGATTTGatttatcttttaatttatCTTCTAAGGGATAGGTCGGAGCTCCACCGGAACATATCTTCACTAATGCTATTATCGTTAGAATCTGCAAGAAAAACGGTATATACCTGATAATTATTCTTTATTTGTATCTACTTTAATGCCAAACTGTGTTGTTTGTAAAACTTACTTTGCAAAACATCTTGCCAGAGAATCGTTGACGGCAATGTCGGAAGTGTTTGTGTCCGGATGCAAAAAGCTTCACTTATTTATAGGCACGTAGTTTAATCACAAAGAGAAATCACGTGTTACATAACTATGACTTTTGATGCATGTAGAGTAATTATTAGCTTGCCTCTGGTAGGCGAGTCCTGTAACAAAGCGATGGGCTTGGACCTTTCACCCGTTTTTTTGACTTGACGGAAGTGTGTCTCGATCGGACACCAGTCAGTATTTGGTCTTTGCGGTTGCGAGTCGACTGTTAAAAGTTGGCTGTCACTGTTtgctctctgaactgttatggTTCCGTCAGTGATATCATCGATTCTCCTGTTATTCTATTTAAACCTATTGTTCCCAGATGTCACATTCTTCCGTACTATTACATCACGTGTATTCTGATCGTGCATTGCTCTCTATTGATTTGCAGCGTGTAAATAAATACTGTTGGCACCTGTTGTTAATAACTAGATGACACATCTTTAGTTCATGATACAGACGTTTAACTGTTGCTACCGAACAAATATGTAGGTCATATCTTTGTATTGATAGTACTTCGTTGTAACACACTGTGATGCAAAATATGCAAAAGAAAATAGTAATCTTCGGAAATTAGGTGAAAAAATACGGGTGCCACTGTTTGGTGGCTATTAATTATGGATAGAAAATGTAGTAAGCATTTaaaagttaggtaggtataaataccTAGTTCGGTTCATAACAGTTCGCAATCAAATCTCTTATCTTGATTACAAGTAGGTAAC
This Choristoneura fumiferana chromosome 12, NRCan_CFum_1, whole genome shotgun sequence DNA region includes the following protein-coding sequences:
- the LOC141433448 gene encoding uncharacterized protein encodes the protein MFCKILTIIALVKICSGGAPTYPLEDKLKDKSNQASYSQSFVRQDIPLSYQYSAVHVYSPKQDLPKKASQFKVQPLPSVNKPALNPISYPVQYAPIPYKREDPRHQNEAGLYTKVTSPKYYEENEVPESTIEPVKKFQLQPELELSNPTRRPPPPAFNQFFRGHNIEVMPTPNRSPVSNNYHKVNPQTLQEHPDVENYLRQFTIRPETERPVTVSTFRPRVLEYITLLTTENPTKPPFAYVPAEYYHNFQRSFQPKESDIQRLSQPQVLQPMQSRAKDTKLQLNVARGHKVAQMPHQAHQKHGHYHSYPLHTEVIYEHNPITISDIKSPQNVTRLFPMTNHLQNVFVE